A single Paenibacillus sp. FSL R5-0517 DNA region contains:
- a CDS encoding family 78 glycoside hydrolase catalytic domain, translated as MQSAYQVQLSLTKDFEGITWDSGEISSDQSIHVELKHFQPSPQTRYYYRVRAWDDTGSDSGWSETAYFEMGLMDRHNKWQAEWITAQASDDGDTSCPRMRKQFNVKQPVTSARIYVTALGLYELYINNSRVGEDYFTPGWTSYRKRLQYQTYDVTHLLQNGQNILGAYLGDGWYRGYLGWNKEREIFGSTSALLLELHMKYADGSEECIVSNGEWTTAPSAIRMSDIYMGETYDARLESDWSDTSEVNWSPVNILEHPKDIIVAQENVPVTQVEQIQPIAFLTTPQGDRVIDMGQNMVGWVRFSIQGEVGQTVELHHAEILDHEGNFYTDNLRAAKQCIRYTSKGDEVETFEPHFTFQGFRYVKLVGFSEHIHLDNFTGIVLHSNMEQTGQFSCSSPLVNQLHHNILWGQKGNFLDVPTDCPQRDERLGWTGDAQMFVRTSSYLMNTAPFFTKWLRDLEADQGEDGGIPFFVPDLRSSTSEGWGDTSHSSAAWGDAAVICPWTIYEMYGDARLLAEQYESMKRWIEYIHGQGDNPYLWNTGFHFGDWLGLDSKPDSYVGATDTDYVATAFYAYSVSLTQKAAEVLGKTDDAEYYRTLHTNIVLAFNKEFVTPAGKIAVPTQTAHVLALQFDLLDATARTRAVDQLAKLVKEAGNHLTTGFVGTPYLNPVLSDASLHDLAYTLLFQEDYPSWLYQVTQGATTVWEHWDGIKEDGSLWSADMNSFNHYAYGAIGEWMYRYVAGIKSDEHQPGFRMVHIEPQPGPGLDWVEASLETMYGQVASSWHRLAEGEMEIRVHIPVNTRGTVRLPGAGAQIVLEQGKPLDQVNEVQDIRSIGDDIEVTLGSGSYQFNYKDTDMKKDRDVQDVTLTESV; from the coding sequence ATGCAATCCGCTTACCAGGTACAACTCTCCCTAACGAAAGATTTTGAAGGGATTACATGGGATTCTGGCGAGATAAGCAGTGATCAATCCATACATGTGGAACTAAAACATTTTCAGCCTTCTCCGCAAACACGATACTATTACCGGGTTCGGGCATGGGATGATACAGGAAGTGATTCGGGTTGGTCCGAAACGGCTTATTTCGAGATGGGACTTATGGATCGTCATAACAAGTGGCAAGCAGAATGGATCACAGCTCAAGCATCAGATGATGGAGATACGTCATGCCCGCGTATGCGCAAGCAGTTTAATGTGAAACAACCTGTTACGTCTGCCAGAATATATGTCACAGCACTTGGATTATACGAGTTGTACATCAACAACTCAAGAGTAGGAGAAGATTATTTTACACCTGGCTGGACTTCTTATCGTAAGCGATTACAATATCAAACCTATGATGTTACCCACTTGCTTCAAAATGGACAGAATATATTGGGTGCATATCTTGGAGATGGCTGGTATCGGGGATATCTTGGCTGGAACAAAGAACGGGAGATATTTGGTTCAACGTCCGCATTGCTGCTGGAACTGCATATGAAATACGCAGATGGATCAGAGGAATGTATTGTATCCAATGGTGAGTGGACGACTGCTCCAAGTGCCATTCGCATGTCGGACATCTATATGGGGGAGACGTATGATGCGCGATTGGAGTCTGATTGGTCGGATACATCTGAAGTGAATTGGTCACCTGTGAACATATTGGAACATCCCAAGGATATCATCGTTGCGCAGGAGAATGTACCCGTTACCCAAGTCGAACAAATACAGCCAATCGCCTTCTTAACAACTCCACAGGGAGATCGTGTAATAGACATGGGGCAGAATATGGTGGGATGGGTGAGATTTAGCATTCAAGGTGAGGTCGGTCAGACGGTTGAGCTGCACCATGCTGAGATATTGGATCATGAGGGCAACTTCTACACCGATAATCTTCGAGCTGCCAAGCAGTGTATTCGCTATACATCCAAGGGGGATGAAGTAGAAACATTTGAACCGCATTTTACGTTCCAGGGGTTCCGATATGTGAAGCTGGTTGGCTTTTCTGAACACATTCATCTCGATAATTTCACTGGCATAGTGCTGCACTCAAATATGGAGCAAACAGGTCAGTTCTCGTGCTCCAGTCCCCTGGTGAACCAACTGCATCACAATATATTGTGGGGGCAAAAGGGGAATTTCCTTGATGTGCCGACAGACTGCCCACAGAGGGATGAACGGCTCGGGTGGACCGGTGATGCACAGATGTTTGTCCGCACGTCCTCCTACCTCATGAATACGGCGCCCTTTTTCACCAAGTGGTTGCGGGATCTGGAAGCGGATCAGGGAGAAGATGGAGGTATTCCATTCTTCGTTCCGGATCTGAGAAGTTCCACGTCGGAAGGATGGGGAGACACCAGTCATTCCTCCGCCGCTTGGGGTGATGCAGCAGTCATCTGTCCTTGGACCATCTATGAGATGTATGGGGATGCCAGATTACTGGCTGAACAATATGAGAGTATGAAGCGGTGGATCGAGTACATTCACGGGCAGGGCGATAACCCATATCTGTGGAACACGGGATTCCACTTTGGCGATTGGCTGGGACTGGATTCCAAGCCGGATAGTTATGTTGGCGCAACGGACACGGACTATGTAGCAACTGCATTCTATGCCTATTCGGTTTCGTTAACTCAAAAAGCGGCAGAGGTACTTGGTAAGACAGATGATGCTGAATATTATAGAACGTTGCATACCAACATTGTTCTTGCGTTTAACAAAGAATTCGTCACTCCAGCCGGCAAAATTGCTGTTCCAACGCAAACAGCGCATGTTCTTGCGCTGCAATTTGACCTGCTGGACGCGACTGCACGAACTCGCGCTGTCGATCAATTGGCAAAACTTGTGAAAGAGGCGGGCAATCATCTTACTACAGGCTTTGTGGGTACACCTTACCTAAATCCGGTACTGAGTGATGCAAGTCTTCACGATCTGGCTTATACATTACTTTTTCAAGAGGATTATCCGTCCTGGCTATATCAGGTGACTCAAGGCGCAACGACAGTCTGGGAACATTGGGATGGGATCAAAGAGGATGGCAGTCTCTGGAGTGCTGATATGAACTCATTTAACCACTATGCGTATGGTGCGATTGGGGAATGGATGTATCGTTATGTTGCCGGAATCAAGTCCGATGAACATCAGCCAGGATTCCGAATGGTGCATATTGAGCCGCAACCCGGACCTGGACTGGATTGGGTGGAAGCGAGCTTGGAGACGATGTATGGTCAAGTTGCTTCAAGTTGGCATCGGCTGGCGGAGGGAGAAATGGAGATACGCGTGCACATTCCTGTCAATACGAGAGGTACGGTACGTCTTCCTGGAGCAGGTGCACAGATCGTTCTGGAGCAAGGGAAACCGTTGGATCAGGTAAATGAAGTTCAGGATATTCGAAGTATTGGAGACGATATTGAAGTTACACTTGGATCAGGAAGTTACCAATTCAATTACAAGGACACGGATATGAAGAAGGACCGAGATGTTCAGGATGTTACATTGACAGAGTCCGTATAA
- a CDS encoding GNAT family N-acetyltransferase produces MTVGKEHVRLIKPSRAYKDAYLEFYEDWVRSGELMVPWVISKDPSAFDEMLAFLQRNEQGIDIPEGWVKDSTYWLLTESQQIVGAVNIRHELNDKLFNSGGHIGYGIRPGERQSGYGSEILRLSLEKTRELGITKVLVVCDANNEPSRRVILRNGGIQDENYVESNGNVVERFWIENVE; encoded by the coding sequence ATGACTGTGGGGAAAGAACATGTTAGATTAATTAAACCATCGCGAGCGTATAAGGATGCATATTTGGAATTTTATGAAGACTGGGTGAGAAGTGGAGAGTTGATGGTACCGTGGGTCATTTCCAAAGATCCTTCTGCTTTTGATGAGATGTTGGCGTTTTTGCAGCGCAATGAACAAGGTATCGATATTCCCGAAGGTTGGGTCAAAGACAGTACATACTGGCTACTCACCGAGAGTCAACAAATCGTGGGTGCTGTAAATATAAGGCATGAGCTTAACGACAAATTGTTCAACAGTGGAGGACATATTGGATATGGCATTCGTCCTGGAGAGCGGCAAAGTGGCTATGGTTCCGAAATTCTCAGGCTCTCTTTGGAGAAAACGAGAGAGCTTGGAATCACCAAAGTATTGGTCGTATGTGATGCAAATAATGAGCCATCCAGAAGAGTTATTCTTCGAAATGGTGGCATTCAGGATGAAAACTATGTGGAGTCTAATGGCAATGTTGTTGAACGATTCTGGATAGAGAATGTCGAATAA